The window TTTGATTTCCTATTCTGATATCTAGTAAACCAGGGTTGAATTCCACAGTCCCTCATCTGAAGTCATGCCAAAGATAGAAGCAAAGTCTTCTAATGACAGGTCTACTCATTCTTTCTTTATCTGATATGTTTTTACATTTCTGTTACAATGAAAACCCAAGCTTAAGACACCTTGGGAAATGGATATGCCTTCAGGTAAATGAATCCCATGTAGTTCCAActtcagagttgttttgcataaACCATACCTGATTTGCATAGGCATTTGCACTGGGTGTGGCCATAGTCCTgaactataaaagagaaaatatttgggaattaaACATTTTTTGAGGGTATAGCTCCTTCATTAATATGCTTAGTAAAGTTGGGAAGCTactatattatgtatatgttcatatacacatatgcgtgtatgtgtgtgtgtattttggtttattttattttatttttccattcaaaaatttacacttcctcccctcctcccattcccctccagctcccccactcccccatctcccttcccctccctccttaagaaaggcagggaaccctgccctgtgggaagtccaaggccctcccccctacatccaggcctagaaagctttgcatccaaatagactaggctccaGAAAAGCCGTTacatgcagtataaacaaatcccagtgcctttatcaatgacttctcagtcagcccccattttcagccacattcagagtccagtttgattgcatgctcattcagtcccggtccagctggatttgatgagctcccattagaacaggcacaatgtctcagtgggtggaccaacccctcatggtcctaactcccttgctcatcttcttcctccttctactcttcaactggaccttaggagctcagtctgttgttctgatgagggtctctgtctctatctccctccatCACTAGAAGaagattttatggtgatatttgagataatcatcagtgtgacagtggggcaagaccagttcaggcaccctctcctctgctgcccaaggacctagctggggacatccccattgACACCTTggaatggctcccttaatgtagatatcttcttccctgctcctatatccgcccttcctccatctccaccttcccactCTGCAAAGCtcactccagtctttcctttctctcttctctctccccctttccccttcttccaacCCCTACCCCACTCCTAcctcacctccatgctcccaacttttgcccagcaatcttgtttgtgccacatccacggctgtcccgcctgtgtgacaaaatgcctctcaggtggtggccgtctcaaaatgaggggctcgtgcttcctggagcttggcccccggcggttccctggcagtctgctcgagttgaggtgcctgatcagcctcaacgatctcgttcactttgttcctggcgatggtttcttgcattgactctgcttctgttctatttttctctttacaaaaacttaatctgttcaaggaaccaggaagcatttccaacagctccttgaatacggaggaactgatgcgttagttccctcctttgattcaggccattaatgttatgattaaaactccagctcgctctctaggggaatttatagataccctagaacagaaagagcccatgataggagatttggtagaatatgggtaaattatgaaggaaaatgtatggaatggcatgagttaccatttatggagaggctagccagaatgagaaacccctggtgcattttagataggaaagaaaggcaggctattcttgataacatgaagtcagtcattcagtattggaacaaaccctgggggtggaatcttgaagaatggtgtttgggttaccttggttaccttgagggcagatatgatttagggccatgagaaagcacagttagttagtggtgtgagacgaatttcaaagaaGTCCAAGCATAGAGGAATTCTCccagatgacaaaaaaaaaagaatacaatggaGAAATAGGGATACAGCactaaatacaaagaaataaaatagaaaaataagaaaagaaaactctctAGGTGTAACCCCCAGAGAGCCTGTCAGGCAGAATAAAATTCATTATCTTTTCAGCTAAGCCAGTCTAAATGCTTACCAAAATCTTTTAATTTTGCTTgctacaaaacaaaaactgcatCTTTTGAAGACCCTTTAGAAGACAAAAGTTTAAAACCCCTTCCAAACACAAAGGATTTCTTCCAGATGCTGTGTCTGTCTCTAGAGCACATAATAATTAGAGGATGGACCAAGGATTCACTAAGCATTGATGAGAGACAACTGAGCAAACTCTTCACCCATCTTCTCTACTTCATAATCCTGACTCTGATattgattaattaaaatatttaaatttttctttattacaatATGACACTAAGAAAATgataatgaaaacaataaccCAACACTGGAGCAAGAGACTTTGAACTCTTATCAGACAATATATTTGAAATTCAATTGTGCAAAACCTTTTTATAAGTgaccaataaaaaacaaacatccaaaatttgaaaattttgacAATTTTCAAAAAGTTGCTTCATAAAGAGATGagtcacaaataaacacatgaaaactcACCAGGATAATACAAGCTGAAATTATAATTAAATGGCATTTTACATCTATTAAAatgtctaaaattaaaattattagtcttaccaaatattagaaaatataaagagaaactaGAATCCTAGTACATCATatgaagtaattaaaaataagagaaagatatTGTAAAAAGCTTATTTTCACAAAATTTCCCCATTGGCATGTGATATGACTAAACCAATCAATTCCAAgttatttataagaaaatacaaaaatctatcatgCAAAAATTTATTGTAGATATTCATTGAAGCTATACTTATAATTGCTCTAAGTTAAACATTTATCAATATGTGAATGATTAAGTAAAAGCATTACATTCAGAAGACTACATGATGTTAAGCTATAAGTCATTGAGTATACAATGGGTATGATTtccaaaattataataaataatagaagCCAAAGATCCTCTGGCCTCAACACTAGGATGCAAAGCCTCCTGGCAGCTATACCAAAGACCACACAGTTCTAGGGTTCCAGGAAAGATACTTCCCTTCACACACTAAACCCCTTTAAGGCTGTTGAACAGTCCCAGACTGTATCCCCACCCCTGGGTTTCATATTCTGGCCTACTACTTTGTTCTAGGGAACCTAGAGGCAAGATCAAATCCAAGGACCCCACTCTGCACCCCCACATCTGGTCTACAACTTTAGAAGAGGACTTCAATCCTATGGATCTGGGACCAATAGCCTCTCTACCTCAGAGGGAATACCCTCCTGAACCTGAAGACATGCTTGTCACCATAATTCTTGGCCATTTAGGCAAGAAgaccagaaagaagaaagaaaccaaggaacaaagaaCCTGTTTAACAAAGACAAATGCAGGAATTGACACCTAGACCTAAAATcatcccaaatccagatgcctaaatgccaatttaagaacacagtcaataacagAAAAGACAGTATGTCATCACCAGAGCCCAGTATCTTACAACAGCAAGACAAAAACcatccaacacagctgaagcatgagaaaatgaccttaaacatTGCTTTATGAttatgatagaggtccttaaagaggatatgaggaatttgaggaaaagacaaaagaaaaatggaagaaattaatacatCCCTAAAagataatcaagaaaaaaaacaaacaaatggaaggaATCCTGGAAATGGGAAATCTGCGTAATTGAACAAGAACACATCACACCACAGGAATACAtcaccaacagaatgcaagagatggaagggaaaatctcaggcattgaagacacaatagaggaaatagattcattggtaaaaaacaaaaacaaacaaaacaaaatgctgaatCTAAAATTCTtgacactaaacatacagaaaatttGGGGcataatgaaaagacaaaacctaagaataataggaataggagAATAAATTCAGCTCAAAacaccagaaaatatatttaacaagaGTATAAAAAAATTCTAGCCTAAATAAGAATATGCCTTTAAAGGTACAAAAAACTTACAGAAtgccaaatagattggatcagaaaagaaaatccctccATTATATAATGAcccaaacactaaacatatagaataaagaaagaagattaaAACTGGCAAGGCACAAACACCCTGACTTCTCAACAGAGACCTTAAAATCCAGAAGATTCTGGACTGATGTCTTGTtgacataagcgaccacaaatgTCAGCCCAAACTACTAAACTCAAataaactgtcaatcaccatagatggagaaaacatgatattttaTGACAAGGtcaaatttaaacattatctatccacaaacccagtcctacagAATGTACTAGAATAAAATCTCCAACCCAAGGAATCTAACTATACCCACAAAAGCATGGGCAATAGAAAATTTTCTACCAGCAGAATTcgaaacagaaaacacacaaaaactaccACCgccaataataaaataacaaaagttaACAATCATTTCTCCTTAATATCCCTCAATGTCAATGAACTCAATTCTCCAGTAAAGAGTCACAAGCTAATGGattagatacaaaaacaggatccaacattttattgcatataagaaacacagttcaacatcaaagatagacattacctcatagtaaagggttggaaaaagattttccaatcaattAGACCTAAGAAGTAATCTGCTGTAGCTATCCCAATATCAAAAAACTAGAATTCCAAcccaaactaataaaaaaaaatggagaaaagcttTTCATATccatcaaaggaaaaaattaacCAAGATGATATCTCAGTTCTGTAATCTATGCCTTGAATGTAATGatacccacatttgtaaaagaaacttaCCAAGACTTAAATTACACATAACagaaagtaaacagagaaataatagaactaacagatgttatgaatcaagtggacctaacagatatctacagaacatttcactcaaacacaaaaaaagATACCTTTTCCTCAGCACTAaatggaaccttctccaaaataGCCCATATATTGGCCACAAAACAAGTttcaacagatataaaaaatactgaaatatttttttgtattttattagatCACCATGAATTAaggttagatttcaacaacagaaagtaactcatgaaaactgaacaactcactactAAGTTACCcgtggtcaaggaagaaataagaaagaagttaaaaacaTTCTAGAATTAAATGGAAATGAATCCACAACAAACAAATGtacaggacacaatgaaagcagtgttaagaggaaaagtACATAGCACAAAGGGCTTCCATGAAGAATTTGCAGAGATCTCATTCTAGTGTCTTAACAGcatgcctgaaagctctagaacaaataGAAGCAGACACACGTAGGAGGAACAGATAgcaggaaaaaaaccaaacaaactgagGATTAAAATCcataagaaagaaacaacaacaacaacaaacaatacaaagaatcagtgaaacagagAGTTACTTTTTCAAACTaactgaaaggcagagagagaatatccaagttAACAAAGTCAGAAAGGGAAGTGGAAACATTAACAGTAGACTCCGAGGAactacagagaatcattaggtcatacttcaaaatttaaaaaaaaataggcaagtTTCATGATATATACCACTCACCTAAGTTAAATCAGGACAAGATAAACAATTTAGGTAAACCTACACCCctcaaggaaatagaaacagtcattaaaagtctccaaaccaaaaaacaaacaaacaaagaaacctcATGGCCAGACCAagttagtgcagaattctataaGGCATTGAtaaaagagctaataccaatattcttcaaactattccacaaaataaaaacagaagtaacattgccaaattcttttgaTGAGTCCCCAGTccccctgatacccaaaccacacaaaaaccaaacagagagagagagagagagagagagagagagagagagaattacagatcaattttACTCAtaaacatagatacaaaaatactcaatataatACTGACAgcccaaatccaagaacacattacaaAGGTAATCAACCATGACCAAGCAGGTTTTGTCCCAAAGATACAGGGATGTATCAACATATGATAATCTGTCAATggaatccatcatataaacaaattgaaaaaaaaagctgaaaataatCTCCATAGAtgctaaagaaaacatttgacaaaatccaacaacccttcatgataaaagtcttagtgagatcaaggatacaagggatatatctcaacataataaaagctatatatagCAAGCAGATTCCCAACACTAAGTTAAATGGGGAGAGACTCAAAGCagttctactaaaatcaggaagaagtcaAGGTTGTCTACTATCTCCATACCTATTTAATATATACTTGAAGTTCTACCTAGaccaataagacaataaaaggaaatcaaggggatataaactgtaaaggaaaaagtcaaaatatcattatttgcagatgatattatacATAAGGGTCCCCAAAATTTCTaccagggaattcctacagctgataaacacctttagtcatATGTCTTGAtacagattaattaaaaaaagtacccTTCTAAATTCCAATGATAGATGagctgagagagaaataaaaacatcaactctacatacaatagcctcaaataatataaaatatctcagtgtaactctaactaagcaagcaaaacacctgtatgaaaagaatttcatgtctttaaaaaagaaattgaagaagatatcagaagataggAAGATATTCTGTGCTCATAAATTGGTAggcttaacatagtaaaaatgaccatcttaccaaaagcaatataaagaTTCTACGCAATCAAAATGCAATACGactctttacagaccttgaaaaaacacTCAACTTCCtacggaaaaacaaaaatccaagatAGCTATCCTGTACAATAAACGAACTCCTGGAGGTATcgccatccctgatttcaagctctactccagagccatagtaataaaaaccacatgatactGGTGGAAAATAGAGAGTGGAATAATAAATTCAGATCAAAGAACcagatgtaaatccacacacctaaggAGAGCTGATTTTCAACACGGAAGCCAAAGATattacaatgggaaaaagaaagcatcttcaacagataGTGCTAGTATAACAGAGTAtaggcatgtagaagaatgcaaattgatTAATAAttttcaccatgcacaaaactcaagtccaagtaaaTCAAAGTCTttaacataaatccagatacactaaAGCatgcttttactttaaaaagtgtgtgttcACCATGGTCCATGAGTATCTAAATCACAGATTGTTAACAAAGAAGCCATTAGGTCAAAAGACCTTGGGtgtagaggatgagaacctgaaTGATTGAGTAAAAGGGGTGAACAAAGTGTTCAGCAgttttagtcagggttctctagagtgaCGGATACTCTGAATATTGGCTTAGCCAACAATAGATGGCACACGTGGAAAGTCCAAAATGCAGTAGTTGCCCAGGACAGAAGACTGAACTTCTTAGCTGGTTTTCAACATGTGCCGGAATCTCGAAGAAGTGGGCTCTATTGCCACTGAATAAATGAACTTGCTATCAAgtcaagagcaagcaggcaaagagcaagagcTGCCTTCTTCCCTGTCCTGAGATAGGCTACTAGCAGAACCTTTTGCCCAGATTAGGTCTGgatgaaagacctggatatttttgttttttaaaattgatttttattgagctctacatttttctctgttctcctccctgcctttcctctcccctttaaccctctcccaaggtttcCATGTTTTAGAGatatgttttttctctttcttatttatttatttgtttgtttgtttgtttgtttattaaagatttctgcctcctccccgccaccgcctcccatttccctccctctcccccaatcaagtccccctcccttgtcagccctaagagcaatctgGTTTCCCTgacccgtgggaagtccaaggaccacccacctccatccaagtctagtaaggtgagcatccaaattgcctaggttcccacaaagccagtatgtgcagtcaGATCAAaaaaccattgccattgttcttgagttctcagtagtcctcattgtccgctatgttcagcgagtccggttttatcccgtgcttttcagacccaggccagctggccttggtgagttcccgatagaagatccccattgtctcagtgtgtgggtgcacacctcacggtcctgacttccttgctcgtgctctctctccttctgctcctggtatggactttgagatttcagtctggtgctccaatgtgggtctctgtctctgtctcctttcattgcctgatgatggttaatattcaggaggatgcctatatgtttttctttgtgttcaccttcttatttagcttctctagtattacgaattataggctcaatatcctttacttatggctagaaaccaaatatgagtgagtacatcccatgttcctctttttgggtctggcttacctcacttaggatagtgttttttattttcgtccatttgcatgcaaaattcaagaagtcattgttttttgctgctgagtagtactctaatatgtatatgttccatactttcttcatccattcttccattgatggacatctaggttgtttccaggttctggctattacaaacaatgctgctatgaacatagttgagcatatatttttgttgtatgatagggcatctcttgggtatattcccaagagtggtattgctgggtccaggggtaggttgatcccgaatttcctgagaaactgccacactgctttccaaagtggttaacctgatagaagagaaagtgggaagtactctacaacacatgggcacaggagaccacttcttacgtacaaccccagcagcacagacatataagggcctcattgaataaatgggacctcctgaggcTGAGAGCTtcggtaaagcaaaggacactgtcactagagaTATGTTTTGATACCCCAAAGATTCAGATCAGAAGTTGATTGTCCCATTTCAAATTACAAAACCCTCACAAGGTGTCCTGTTAAATAGTCTCATAAtgctaattctttttcttttaccagCAAAGTTCCTATGCTGGCAAATTTCCTTCTGCTGACACCCAGACGTTACCTTATAAAAGGAGTTTAGAAAGTTAAGAtgtgccaggaggtggtggtatgcacctttaatcccatcatttgggagacagagagaagcacatttatgtgagtttgaggtcagcctagtctacaagagcgagttccacgacagactctaaagctacagagaaatcatgtcttgaaaaaactacGCCAAAAAGAAATCACcaaaagcagcagcaacaaacaatcaaacaataaGTTAAATTGCTGATGATCTCTTGAGCCTCTGAAGATgtagtgatattttctttgtgttttgacgaataaagcttgcctgaagagcagAGTGCAGATCTAAACCACAAAGTCCAgggagaggtggcacacacctttaatcccaggattaaTCCTTGGCAAACAGAGGCATTTGGATCAAGGACACACTTGATTGAATTAGAGAGATTCAcaggagattgaatctgtctaaaagagaaacagaggtcaaacaaaggtgatcccagccaGGACTTGGGataccacacctttaatcccagtactagggagatggagataggagtgatatggctgggcagagagtggAATCTAAGGCAGAAAgacacaggagctcagtgcagtctgaggtctgGTAGAGACAGATGCTGTCTGGAGATAGAGTCAGAGATGCAGTCTGAATACAGGATTGCCTCTTTAGCAACAGTAGAGTTAAAAGGTATTTCTATCGGCTGGTCTCTATGTTTCTCTTATCTCTCACCTTTCACCCCATAATATCTGACtttggtttttattaagaacaattagaattcgcgCTACATGAAGACCCACAGTCTTTTTCCCTCTAAAAGGAGTCCGGAAAGAAAATTTGCTGCTGATCTCCTGAGCACCCCctctccccaaacacacacacagatgcggATGGTGGGTGAGGTAGGCGGCACCGCCCCTGGTCCTGCTCTATTGTGCACAGATGTAAAGCCTGCTCAATTGGTCCAGAACCAATTTGGGTTTGTAGTCTACACTGGCATTTGGTGGGACTGACAACATGAAGGAGACTCTTGTACAGTAGGCCTATTCATCCTTGCTTTATCTGCTGAGGTTTTATGGTTTTGTTACAAGGAAAACCCAAGCTTAAGACACCTAggaaaatgggctccaaagagatAAGATTCCAGTACTGCTTTGCATAAACCACACCCTAAATTGCTCTAGGCAATTAGAGGCTTGTAGGGGATTGGCTGATCCAGCAGGGATTAGTGGGTGTGGTCAGAGGATTGAAATTTAAAAGCTGAGCCTTTGGATGCCTTCCTCATTTGGAGTGCTCTTCAGAAGGAAACACATCACCTTTGTTCTCCCTGAGAAGACCCCAGCACGGTGTTTGGAAGTGGCATCTGGAGACATGGAGGCAGCCCAGTGGCTCTCAGAAGGTGAATCTCAGAGCAAGGCCTTTCCAGCTCCTACGTCCTCGACCAACACTGTTGATCCTGAGGTATCTTTGTGTTCTTATCCTTCAGCACTTTTAGCCATGTTAGCTCCTGCCGCCCCAGACCTGCGTCCAGATGAAGGACTAGTGGCAGCAGAGCTGACTGCCAGGACCAAGCCCAGAATGAGTTGGGGGAGGTTCCACAGCGTGGGTGCGGGTCTCCAGAACACTGGAAACAGTTGCTACCTTAATGCAGCCTTGCAGTGTCTGACGCACACGCCACCTCTTGCCAAGTACATGCTCTCCCGGGAGCACTCTCAGAGCTGCGGTCACCAGGGAGGCTGCTCAATGTGTGCCATGGAAGCTCATGTGACCCAGAGTTTCTGCCACTCCGGGGAGGTCATGCAGCCTTCAAAGAAGCTGACTGGCGCCTTCCACAAGCACAAGCAGGAGGATGCCCACGAGTTTCTGATGTTCACCTTGAATGCCATGCATGAATCCTGCCTTCGAGGGAGCAAGAACTCAGGAGCCCCAACTGAGAACAGCACCCCTATCCACGCGATATTTGGAGGCTCATGGAGATCTCAGATCAAGTGTCTCCACTGCCAGGGCACCTCAGATTCCTTTAACCCGTTCCTGGACATATCTCTGGATATCCACGCGGCTCAGAGTGTGAAGCAAGCCTTGGAGGATTTAGTGCAGGCCGAAGTGCTGTGTGGAGAAAATGCCTACCACTGTGACCATTGCCAGGGGAAGACGACAGCTTCGAAGACCCTGATGGTTCAAACTGCCCCGAAGGTTCTCATGCTGGTCTTGAATCGCTTCTCAGGTTTCACGGGCGACAAAGTCGACAGAAAAGTGAGCTACCCTGAGTCCCTTGACCTGCGGCCATACATGACTCAGCCTAATGGAGGACCACTGGTCTATGTACTCTATGCTGTTCTGGTCCATGCCGGTTTGACGTGCCACAGTGGACATTACTTCTGTTATGTCAGAGCTGGCAATGGGAAGTGGTATAAGATGGACGACTCCAAAGTCGCCAGGTGTGATGTGACTTCTGTCCTGAGTGAGCCAGCCTATGTGCTTCTCTACGTTCGGGAGACTGAACTCGAAAAGGACAGCGTCACTGGGCCGGTAGGCACAGTTGGCCAAGACCGACAGAGAAAGCTCAACAGAGGATCTTGTGTGGGAGCTGCAGAGCCACACAGGCCCGTGGAGAGCGCTGCAGCCAAAGA of the Chionomys nivalis chromosome 8, mChiNiv1.1, whole genome shotgun sequence genome contains:
- the LOC130879958 gene encoding ubiquitin carboxyl-terminal hydrolase 17-like protein B, encoding MEAAQWLSEGESQSKAFPAPTSSTNTVDPEVSLCSYPSALLAMLAPAAPDLRPDEGLVAAELTARTKPRMSWGRFHSVGAGLQNTGNSCYLNAALQCLTHTPPLAKYMLSREHSQSCGHQGGCSMCAMEAHVTQSFCHSGEVMQPSKKLTGAFHKHKQEDAHEFLMFTLNAMHESCLRGSKNSGAPTENSTPIHAIFGGSWRSQIKCLHCQGTSDSFNPFLDISLDIHAAQSVKQALEDLVQAEVLCGENAYHCDHCQGKTTASKTLMVQTAPKVLMLVLNRFSGFTGDKVDRKVSYPESLDLRPYMTQPNGGPLVYVLYAVLVHAGLTCHSGHYFCYVRAGNGKWYKMDDSKVARCDVTSVLSEPAYVLLYVRETELEKDSVTGPVGTVGQDRQRKLNRGSCVGAAEPHRPVESAAAKEISLDQWKALLEHNHPKPVLNLRKTESTLPADAVVIHQPRHRGHWDTIGPNKENYPCRTSARFLPAQRDVGPQGGRSRIKKNKQRWRSLVV